From Homalodisca vitripennis isolate AUS2020 chromosome 1, UT_GWSS_2.1, whole genome shotgun sequence, the proteins below share one genomic window:
- the LOC124353199 gene encoding thymidylate kinase yields the protein MKNLRGALIVIEGCDRSGKTTQCKKIVASLEKNGTKAKYMNFPDRSTAIGQIINGYLTKKEDLSDEAMHLLFSANRWELVPKMKKLLQQGTTLIVDRYSYSGVAYSAIKNGMNLDWCKWSDAGLPKPDLVLLLTLSTEAMNSRGGFGEERYEKNEIQQEVVKVFRELKDSTWKEIDADKSIEELQEELLLHVKEAVETSQTSPLKKLW from the exons atgaaaaaccTAAGAGGAGCACTTATTGTGATTGAAGGCTGTGATCGATCTGGCAAAACAACGCAGTGCAAGAAAATTGTGGCCTCTTTAGAGAAAAATGGCACTAAAGCAAAGTATATGAACTTTCCTG ATAGAAGCACTGCAATTGGACAAATCATCAATGGATATCTCACCAAAAAAGAAGACCTCTCTGACGAAGCAATGCACTTGTTATTCTCTGCAAACCGATGGGAACTTGT GCCCAAAATGAAGAAGCTGTTACAGCAGGGAACAACTTTGATTGTGGATCGATATTCTTACTCTGGAGTGGCATATTCTGCGATAAAGAAT GGGATGAACTTGGATTGGTGCAAGTGGTCGGACGCAGGATTGCCCAAGCCAGACCTCGTGTTGTTGCTGACACTGTCTACGGAGGCTATGAACTCCCGCGGAGGGTTTGGTGAGGAGAGGTACGAGAAGAACGAGATCCAGCAGGAGGTGGTCAAAGTTTTCAGGGAATTAAAGGATTCTACATGGAAG GAAATAGATGCAGACAAGTCTATAGAAGAATTACAAGAAGAacttttattacatgttaaaGAAGCCGTGGAGACAAGTCAAACATCACCATTAAAGAAATTGTGGTGA